A stretch of Hydractinia symbiolongicarpus strain clone_291-10 chromosome 9, HSymV2.1, whole genome shotgun sequence DNA encodes these proteins:
- the LOC130656821 gene encoding ADP-ribosylation factor-related protein 1-like — MFTLLSGLWKWLFQKDEFCILIVGLDNAGKTTFLEHAKRKYAIKNYKGIPFEKIGPTVGMNVGHIHIKSEILLLWDLGGQEELQTLWNKYFMDCHGVIYMIDSSDAQRLEDSYKCFDTLISDEDLVGIPMLVLANKQDKPNSITAEAVKEIFNRSSNKLGKRDCMLHEISALDGSGIEEGLQWMLERVKRNIFHRPPREKEIT, encoded by the coding sequence ATGTTTACTCTACTTAGTGGGTTATGGAAATGGTTATTTCAAAAGGATGAATTTTGCATATTAATAGTTGGACTGGATAATGCAGGTAAGACAACGTTCCTGGAACATGCTAAACGGAAGTATGCTATTAAAAACTATAAAGGCATTCCCTTTGAAAAGATTGGCCCCACTGTAGGAATGAACGTTGGCCACATACATATTAAATCTGAGATATTGCTGTTGTGGGACTTAGGGGGACAAGAAGAACTGCAGACTCTTTGGAATAAATACTTTATGGATTGTCATGGAGTGATTTATATGATCGATTCCTCAGATGCACAAAGGCTTGAAGACTCCTATAAATGTTTTGATACTCTCATATCGGATGAAGATTTAGTAGGAATACCTATGTTAGTATTAGCTAATAAACAAGACAAACCAAATTCCATAACAGCAGAAGCAGTTAAGGaaatatttaacagaagttcCAATAAATTGGGTAAACGAGACTGTATGCTGCATGAAATATCTGCTCTCGATGGAAGTGGAATTGAAGAAGGACTACAATGGATGCTGGAACgagtaaaaagaaatatttttcaccGACCACCGAGGGAAAAAGAAATTACGTGA
- the LOC130656820 gene encoding poly(ADP-ribose) glycohydrolase-like yields the protein MMSENKDPDQDGVVNSKRKKALSIGDYFSKRRKMSASNNDTQDDNKKRRELLASAAEKRLEQNKQGTASLHESAAEKLLANITKEAKSPNDTNENNSLNNCGTSGTSHDVSVNKAEVTIPGRFKRTPSSSEVLPKLTPTDTHTILFRPHVLPNKIPRPYPDTYKDMWDKNHVRMPCSPENLYPTHDKKIQKRWELIEATLLQPFQSSHDLEEAILVYNHHYKEKWNFECWHSYCNIELGEDQREDLFGTLLPNMVQLALQLPSVVTTSPRLLRQGVSQSITFSQKQVACLLANAFFCTYPRRNSLKNSEYSAYPDINFSKIFRGLKDVVNTVKTEKLKTVLNYFRRVLKEMPTGTVTYSRNVLSESKTPLWEKRTDEFCDLFVSSTGTIEDNGEGMLQVDFANRMIGGGVVGEGCVQEEIRFLICPELILARLFTEKLEPNESLVITGVERFSRYSGYAQTFKYQGTYHDFTQRDRWGRLYTQVVAIDAHVFHNYTDQFKSVSLKRELEKAYCGFLDTSTSQPSAIATGNWGCGAFGGDVHLKSLIQLMAAAVAKRDLVYFTFGDEELTKNLQDFHEFLKTSKVTVGLLWNLLVRYGRELKSKQEHIPLYPYLKKIFSDYTCDTDDEESSCNEENPLEIRGVPCEIPSDMPPLSPEYGNDTP from the exons aTGATGAGTGAAAACAAAGATCCTGATCAGGATGGTGTAGTGAacagtaaaagaaaaaaagcattGAGTATTGGTGATTATTTCTCAAAACGAAGGAAAATGTCAGCTTCTAATAATG ATACCCAAGATGATAACAAGAAAAGGCGGGAACTGTTGGCATCTGCTGCTGAGAAACGATTAGAACAAAATAAACAAGGAACTGCATCTTTGCACGAGTCTGCTGCTGAAAAGCTATTGgctaacataacaaaagaagcTAAGTCGCCGAATGACACAAACGAAAATAACTCGTTGAATAACTGCGGTACTTCGGGAACGAGTCATGATGTTAGTGTAAATAAAGCAGAGGTGACGATACCTGGCAGATTTAAGAGGACGCCATCAAGCTCTGAGGTGTTGCCCAAGCTGACTCCCACAGATACCCATACTATTTTATTTCGACCTCATGTTTTGCCGAATAAAATACCGAGGCCATATCCAGACACGTATAAAGACATGTGGGATAAAAACCACGTCAGAATGCCTTGCTCACCCGAAAATCTTTATCCGACGCATGATAAGAAAATTCAAAAGCGCTGGGAGCTGATCGAGGCAACATTATTACAGCCGTTTCAGTCATCGCATGATTTAGAAGAGGCGATTTTGGTGTACAACCACCATTACAAAGAGAAATGGAATTTCGAATGTTGGCATAGTTACTGTAATATTGAATTGGGAGAAGATCAGCGGGAGGACCTCTTTGGAACACTTTTGCCGAACATGGTTCAGTTAGCTTTGCAGTTACCTTCTGTTGTTACGACGTCACCCAGACTCTTACGCCAAGGCGTGTCGCAAAGTATTACATTTTCGCAAAAGCAAGTCGCTTGCTTGTTAGCAAACGCGTTCTTTTGTACCTATCCTAGACGGAACTCGTTAAAAAACTCGGAATATTCGGCTTATCCGGATATTAATTTTAGTAAGATATTTCGAGGCTTAAAAGATGTAGTGAACACCGTAAAGACTGAAAAACTGAAAACGGTTTTAAATTACTTTCGTcgagttttaaaagaaatgccGACCGGGACGGTGACATACTCGCGGAACGTACTTAGCGAGAGTAAAACGCCGCTTTGGGAAAAGCGTACCGACGAATTTTGTGATCTGTTTGTTTCGTCCACCGGCACTATTGAAGACAATGGCGAAGGTATGCTGCAGGTGGATTTCGCCAATCGAATGATTGGAGGTGGTGTTGTGGGCGAGGGGTGTGTGCAGGAAGAGATCCGTTTTCTGATATGTCCGGAACTTATACTCGCTAGGTTATTTACTGAAAAACTTGAACCCAACGAAAGCTTAGTGATAACAGGTGTAGAAAGGTTCAGTAGATACTCTGGATATGCGCAGACGTTTAAATACCAGGGCACGTACCACGATTTCACGCAAAGAGACCGTTGGGGAAGGCTCTACACGCAGGTGGTCGCAATCGACGCACATGTGTTTCATAACTACACAGACCAATTTAAATCTGTGAGCTTAAAGAGAGAACTAGAAAAAGCTTACTGCGGATTTTTAGACACTTCAACGTCACAGCCTTCTGCCATAGCAACTGGTAACTGGGGTTGTGGCGCCTTCGGTGGCGATGTGCACTTGAAATCACTTATTCAACTCATGGCTGCTGCCGTGGCGAAAAGGGATTTAGTTTATTTCACCTTCGGTGATGAAGAACTGACCAAGAATTTGCAGGATTTTCatgagtttttaaaaacgtcaaAAGTTACTGTGGGTCTTTTGTGGAATTTATTAGTTCGATACGGACGAGAGTTAAAATCAAAGCAAGAACACATTCCGTTGTATCCTTACTTGAAGAAAATCTTCAGCGACTACACATGCGATACAGACGACGAAGAGAGCTCGTGCAATGAGGAAAATCCGCTAGAAATAAGAGGAGTTCCGTGTGAAATACCCTCAGATATGCCTCCCCTTTCACCGGAATATGGTAACGACACTCCGTGA